The following proteins are encoded in a genomic region of uncultured Fusobacterium sp.:
- the mnmG gene encoding tRNA uridine-5-carboxymethylaminomethyl(34) synthesis enzyme MnmG, producing MKKIYDVIVVGGGHAGVEAALASARLGKDTAIFTLYLDTIAMMSCNPSIGGPGKSNLVAEMDILGGEMGKHTDEFNLQLKHLNESKGPAARITRGQADKYLYRTEMRKKLEHTENLHMIQDCVEQIIVDDGEIKGVRTRLGISYFAKAVVLCTGTFLKGKIVIGDVTYSAGRQGEQSAEKLSDSLRDHGIHIERYQTATPPRLDRRSIDFSKMEELKGEEHPRYFSIFTNKERNNVVPTWLTHTTEKTIEVAKEMLKYSPIVSGIIETHGPRHCPSLDRKVLNFPDKTNHQIFLELESADSEEIYVNGLTTAMPPFAQEAMMRTIAGLENAKIMRHGYAVEYDYAPASQLYPSLESKKIAGLYFAGQINGTSGYEEAACQGFMAGVNAARKLDGKEPVIIDRSEGYIGVLIDDIIHKKTPEPYRVLPSRSEYRLTLRFDNAFMRLYEKAKEIGLLSQEKLDYLKNAIDIVNSEIVRLREISVPMVKANELLEKLGSNQKFAKGIKIGELLKVKEVTYDSLKDVTEIGDYPEFIKNQIETIIKYDIFIQRENEQIEKFKRLEEMRIPKDFDFSTVKGISNIARSGLEEIRPLSIGEASRISGVTGNDIALLIGYLK from the coding sequence ATGAAAAAAATTTATGATGTAATAGTTGTTGGAGGAGGACATGCTGGAGTAGAAGCAGCACTTGCTTCAGCTAGACTTGGAAAAGATACAGCTATATTTACACTTTACTTAGATACAATTGCAATGATGTCATGCAACCCTTCAATAGGAGGTCCTGGAAAAAGTAATCTTGTAGCAGAGATGGATATCCTAGGTGGAGAGATGGGAAAACATACAGATGAGTTCAATCTTCAATTGAAACATCTAAATGAGAGTAAAGGACCAGCTGCCAGAATAACTAGAGGACAAGCTGATAAATATCTTTATAGAACAGAGATGAGAAAAAAACTTGAGCATACTGAAAATCTTCATATGATTCAAGATTGTGTAGAGCAAATTATTGTAGATGATGGAGAGATAAAGGGAGTTAGAACAAGACTTGGAATCTCTTATTTTGCTAAGGCTGTTGTACTTTGTACTGGAACTTTCTTAAAAGGAAAGATAGTTATAGGGGATGTAACATACTCTGCTGGAAGACAGGGGGAGCAATCAGCTGAAAAACTATCAGACTCTTTAAGAGATCATGGAATACATATAGAGAGATACCAAACAGCTACACCTCCAAGACTTGATAGAAGAAGTATAGACTTTTCTAAAATGGAGGAGTTAAAAGGAGAGGAGCATCCTAGATATTTCTCAATTTTTACAAATAAAGAGAGAAATAATGTAGTTCCTACATGGCTTACACACACTACAGAGAAGACTATAGAGGTAGCTAAGGAGATGTTAAAATACTCTCCAATAGTAAGTGGAATAATAGAGACTCATGGACCTAGACACTGTCCATCTCTAGATAGAAAAGTGCTTAACTTCCCAGATAAAACAAACCATCAAATATTTTTAGAGTTAGAATCTGCTGATTCTGAAGAGATATATGTAAATGGATTAACTACAGCTATGCCACCATTTGCTCAAGAAGCTATGATGAGAACTATAGCTGGATTAGAGAATGCTAAGATAATGAGACATGGTTATGCAGTTGAGTATGATTATGCTCCAGCTTCACAACTATATCCTAGTTTAGAGAGTAAAAAGATAGCTGGACTGTATTTTGCTGGACAGATAAATGGTACATCAGGTTATGAAGAGGCAGCTTGTCAAGGATTTATGGCAGGGGTAAATGCTGCTAGAAAACTTGATGGAAAGGAACCAGTAATAATCGATAGAAGTGAAGGATATATAGGAGTTCTAATTGATGATATTATACATAAGAAAACTCCAGAACCATATAGAGTATTGCCATCTCGTTCAGAGTATAGACTTACTTTAAGATTTGATAATGCTTTTATGAGATTATATGAAAAGGCTAAAGAGATTGGACTTCTATCTCAAGAGAAGTTAGATTACTTAAAGAATGCTATAGATATAGTAAATAGTGAGATAGTTAGACTTAGAGAGATAAGTGTACCTATGGTTAAGGCAAATGAGCTTTTAGAGAAATTAGGTTCTAATCAAAAATTTGCTAAGGGAATAAAGATAGGTGAACTTTTAAAAGTTAAAGAGGTAACTTATGATAGTTTAAAGGATGTTACTGAGATTGGAGATTATCCAGAGTTTATTAAAAATCAGATAGAGACAATTATAAAATATGATATCTTTATTCAAAGAGAGAATGAGCAAATTGAGAAGTTTAAAAGATTAGAAGAGATGAGAATACCTAAAGACTTTGATTTTTCTACAGTAAAAGGAATCTCTAATATTGCTAGAAGTGGATTAGAAGAGATAAGACCACTATCTATAGGAGAGGCTTCAAGAATAAGTGGGGTAACAGGAAATGATATAGCTCTACTAATTGGGTATTTAAAATAA
- a CDS encoding cation:dicarboxylase symporter family transporter — protein sequence MNNVFFQQFLMISDIKTIIFLVILFAIITVINRLPKQKFNFSAKVMVATVIGLILGLGIQFIAGFPNDPMQFTFVRETTLWYSLLGGGFISLIRMLVIPLVMVSIIHVIINMKEDANLGDLVKRTLTITLAMVAISVAVGLTLGVLFNVGKADGATAIVTEGGRQIREVKNIVDTLKALIPSNPVEAMVNLNIVGLVIFSAIVGVAAKRMSKKYMAIVKPFFDLINAMQKIIVSMAMSIIKWMPAAVVPLLANTIAQKGVHAIAEVGKFIVVLYLSVAIMFIIQMIAVAIFGMNPMTYVKKCTSLLILAFTSRSSVGCLPVTISTLTNKLGVTESTASFVGSFGTTAGMQGCAGVFPALTIVFVTHMSGNSVDMTLFAMAVIVVAISSLGIAGIPGTATMAASVGLSGTGLAALFPMINPILAIDPIIDMPRTMLNVIGSVTNALMVDKSLGQIDMAVYNDPTAGNETVATEE from the coding sequence ATGAACAATGTATTCTTTCAACAATTTTTAATGATTAGTGACATTAAAACTATCATTTTCTTAGTGATTTTATTTGCTATTATCACTGTAATTAACAGACTACCTAAACAAAAATTTAACTTTTCTGCTAAAGTTATGGTAGCTACTGTTATTGGTTTAATTTTAGGATTAGGTATTCAATTTATAGCTGGATTCCCTAACGATCCTATGCAATTTACTTTCGTTAGAGAAACAACTTTATGGTATAGCCTTTTAGGTGGAGGATTTATTTCTCTTATCAGAATGCTTGTTATTCCTCTAGTTATGGTATCTATTATTCACGTTATTATCAACATGAAAGAAGATGCTAACTTAGGAGATCTAGTTAAGAGAACTCTTACTATAACTCTTGCTATGGTTGCTATATCAGTTGCTGTTGGATTAACTCTTGGAGTTCTTTTCAATGTTGGAAAAGCTGATGGAGCTACTGCTATAGTTACTGAAGGTGGAAGACAAATTAGAGAAGTTAAAAATATAGTTGATACTTTAAAAGCTTTAATTCCTTCTAACCCAGTTGAAGCAATGGTTAACTTAAATATCGTTGGACTTGTTATCTTCTCTGCAATAGTTGGAGTTGCTGCTAAAAGAATGTCTAAAAAATATATGGCAATTGTTAAACCTTTCTTCGATTTAATAAATGCTATGCAAAAAATAATAGTTTCAATGGCTATGAGTATTATTAAATGGATGCCAGCTGCTGTTGTACCACTACTTGCTAATACAATAGCTCAAAAAGGTGTTCACGCTATAGCTGAAGTTGGAAAATTTATAGTTGTTCTTTATTTATCAGTTGCAATTATGTTCATTATTCAAATGATAGCTGTTGCTATATTTGGAATGAATCCTATGACTTATGTTAAAAAATGTACATCTCTTTTAATACTTGCTTTCACATCTAGATCAAGTGTTGGATGTTTACCTGTAACTATCTCTACTTTAACTAATAAATTAGGTGTTACAGAATCAACAGCAAGTTTTGTTGGAAGTTTTGGAACTACAGCTGGAATGCAAGGATGTGCTGGAGTATTCCCTGCTTTAACAATAGTATTCGTAACTCATATGAGTGGAAACTCTGTTGATATGACTCTATTTGCTATGGCTGTAATAGTTGTTGCAATAAGTTCTTTAGGAATAGCTGGTATTCCAGGAACTGCTACTATGGCTGCTTCTGTTGGATTATCAGGAACTGGACTTGCAGCTCTATTCCCTATGATCAACCCAATATTAGCTATCGATCCTATCATAGATATGCCTAGAACAATGTTAAACGTTATTGGTTCAGTTACTAATGCTTTAATGGTTGATAAGAGCTTAGGTCAAATAGATATGGCTGTATATAATGATCCTACAGCAGGAAATGAAACTGTAGCTACAGAAGAATAA
- the mnmE gene encoding tRNA uridine-5-carboxymethylaminomethyl(34) synthesis GTPase MnmE, with protein MLFDTIAAISTPRGEGGIGIVRISGSDAFTILEKIFKPKSGKKIEELRNFSINYGHIYDGDQLIDEVMVSIMKAPHTYTKENIVEINCHGGFVITEKLLETVLKYGARHAEIGEFTRRAFLNGRIDLTQAEAVIDIIHGKTEKSVSLSLNQLRGDLREQIEHLKKLILDVAAHINVVLDYPEEGIDDPLPENLVANLQEVVDTTDKLIKSYDKGKMIKEGIKTAIVGKPNVGKSSLLNSVLREERAIVTHIPGTTRDVIEEVVNLKGIPLILVDTAGIRKTNDIVENIGVEKSKKMIESADLILFVIDGSRELEEEDIKIHESINAEKVIGILNKIDMERKVDLSKLTKIKNWIEISAMKNIGIDEMEDKIYHHIVDGNVEDSSQKITITNVRHKSALEKTKQYVENIFETINSGLPMDLMAVDIKGALDSLSEVTGEISSEDLLDHIFSNFCVGK; from the coding sequence ATGCTTTTTGATACTATAGCGGCTATTTCAACTCCTCGTGGAGAGGGTGGAATTGGTATTGTAAGAATTTCAGGGAGCGATGCTTTTACAATTCTTGAGAAAATTTTTAAACCAAAATCAGGAAAAAAAATAGAAGAGTTAAGAAATTTCAGTATAAACTATGGACATATCTACGATGGAGATCAACTTATTGATGAAGTAATGGTTTCTATAATGAAAGCTCCACATACTTATACTAAGGAGAACATTGTAGAGATAAACTGTCATGGAGGATTTGTAATAACAGAAAAACTTCTTGAAACAGTTTTAAAATATGGAGCAAGACATGCTGAAATTGGAGAGTTTACAAGAAGAGCTTTTTTAAATGGAAGAATTGATTTAACTCAAGCTGAAGCAGTTATAGATATAATACATGGAAAAACTGAAAAATCAGTATCCCTATCATTAAATCAACTTAGAGGAGATTTGAGAGAACAGATAGAGCACCTTAAAAAATTAATTTTAGATGTTGCTGCTCATATAAATGTTGTTCTTGATTATCCAGAAGAGGGAATAGATGATCCATTACCTGAAAACTTAGTGGCTAATCTTCAAGAGGTTGTAGATACAACTGATAAATTGATAAAGTCCTATGACAAAGGAAAAATGATTAAAGAGGGAATTAAGACTGCCATAGTAGGTAAACCTAATGTTGGTAAATCGAGCCTGTTAAATTCAGTTTTACGTGAGGAGAGAGCCATTGTAACTCATATTCCTGGAACAACTAGAGACGTAATAGAAGAAGTTGTAAATTTAAAAGGAATACCATTAATTTTAGTAGATACTGCTGGAATTAGAAAAACTAATGATATTGTAGAAAATATCGGAGTAGAAAAATCTAAAAAAATGATAGAAAGTGCTGATCTTATCTTATTTGTAATAGATGGTTCAAGAGAATTAGAAGAAGAAGATATAAAAATTCATGAGAGCATAAATGCAGAAAAAGTAATTGGTATCTTAAATAAGATAGATATGGAAAGAAAAGTAGATTTATCAAAGTTAACTAAGATAAAAAACTGGATAGAGATTTCAGCTATGAAAAATATTGGAATTGACGAGATGGAAGATAAAATCTATCACCATATTGTAGATGGAAATGTAGAAGATAGTTCACAAAAGATAACAATTACTAATGTGAGACATAAATCTGCTTTAGAAAAAACAAAACAATATGTAGAAAATATTTTTGAAACAATAAATTCAGGATTACCTATGGATCTGATGGCTGTAGATATAAAAGGAGCTTTAGATTCCCTTTCAGAGGTAACTGGAGAGATTTCTAGTGAAGATCTATTAGACCATATTTTTAGCAATTTCTGTGTTGGAAAATAA
- a CDS encoding MFS transporter, whose protein sequence is MKNWKKVASEFVIAQSISLFGSSIVQYGIIWYLTLETGSAKILTITTLCGFLPQMLISFFSGTLIDKYNRKNILIISDTIIAISTFLLAISFFLGEKNYNLLFIVLIIRSLGTGIQTPTVNTIIPQIVPEEKLLKINGIYSTISSIINFLSPVISGIILSLSTIEFTLMIDVVTAFIGILITVTLNLKLFSLEIENEKEDYFTELKFGIRYINKNKNLKYLFLYQFMILFLISPSAFLNPLLVNRTFGEELWRLSFTEMTYSLGMIMGGVFITKLKRDLGLKITLLSGIIYGIFMVGLGSMKYFILYLLINTMIGVTSPCYSAPIITTIQKKIDSNIQGRVFSFLQIVNTCSLPLGMIFFGPIADLIKIQTIFRISGLLVIGLSFMFYIKNILKIES, encoded by the coding sequence ATGAAAAATTGGAAAAAAGTAGCAAGTGAATTTGTAATAGCACAATCAATTTCTTTATTTGGTTCATCAATAGTCCAATATGGTATTATATGGTATTTGACATTAGAAACAGGTTCAGCTAAAATATTAACAATAACAACATTGTGTGGATTTTTACCTCAAATGTTAATCTCATTTTTTTCAGGAACTTTGATAGATAAATATAATAGGAAAAATATTTTAATAATTTCAGATACTATTATAGCAATCTCAACTTTTCTTTTAGCAATTTCATTTTTTCTAGGAGAAAAAAATTATAATTTATTGTTTATAGTATTAATAATTCGTTCCTTGGGAACAGGAATACAAACTCCAACTGTAAATACAATAATTCCTCAAATTGTACCGGAGGAAAAATTACTTAAGATAAATGGGATATATAGTACTATTTCTTCAATTATAAATTTTTTATCTCCAGTTATAAGTGGGATAATACTAAGTTTAAGTACAATAGAATTTACTTTGATGATAGATGTAGTTACAGCGTTTATCGGTATTTTAATAACAGTGACATTAAATTTAAAACTTTTTTCATTAGAAATTGAAAATGAAAAGGAAGATTATTTTACAGAATTAAAATTTGGGATAAGGTATATAAACAAAAATAAAAATTTAAAATACCTTTTTTTATACCAATTTATGATATTGTTTTTAATAAGTCCATCAGCATTTTTAAATCCATTATTGGTAAATAGAACTTTTGGAGAAGAACTTTGGAGATTGAGTTTTACTGAAATGACGTATAGTTTAGGAATGATAATGGGAGGAGTTTTTATAACTAAGTTAAAAAGAGATTTAGGATTAAAAATAACACTTTTATCTGGGATAATATATGGAATATTTATGGTAGGCTTAGGAAGTATGAAGTATTTTATTTTGTACTTATTAATTAATACTATGATAGGAGTTACTTCTCCATGTTATTCAGCACCAATTATAACAACAATTCAAAAGAAAATAGATAGTAATATTCAAGGTAGAGTTTTTAGTTTTTTACAAATAGTAAATACTTGTTCTTTACCATTGGGAATGATTTTTTTTGGACCTATAGCAGACTTAATAAAAATTCAAACTATATTTAGAATTTCAGGATTATTAGTTATAGGATTATCATTTATGTTTTATATAAAAAATATTTTAAAAATAGAGAGTTAA
- a CDS encoding YidC/Oxa1 family membrane protein insertase, with amino-acid sequence MSYIYGLLKGAISALLHLMHGLTGNFGVAIILATIVIKIILLPLTLKQDKSMKSMKVLQPEIEKIKQQYQNDPKMMNQKTMELYQKHKVNPMGGCLPLLIQLPILWALFGVLRDPATVPQNSTFLWMQLVNPDPYYILPVLNGIVSFLQQKVMGSSDNPQMKNMMYIFPLMMVFISYKMPAGLQIYWLASSIAAVVQQYLIMKKGD; translated from the coding sequence ATGAGTTATATTTACGGTTTACTAAAGGGAGCAATATCAGCTCTTTTACATTTAATGCATGGTTTAACAGGAAATTTTGGAGTAGCTATAATTTTAGCAACAATTGTTATAAAGATAATTTTATTACCACTTACTTTAAAACAAGATAAATCTATGAAAAGTATGAAGGTATTACAACCTGAAATAGAAAAAATTAAACAACAATATCAAAATGATCCTAAGATGATGAATCAAAAAACTATGGAATTATATCAAAAACATAAAGTTAATCCTATGGGAGGATGTCTTCCATTATTGATTCAACTTCCTATTTTATGGGCTTTATTTGGAGTTTTAAGAGATCCAGCTACAGTCCCTCAAAATTCAACATTTTTGTGGATGCAATTAGTTAATCCAGATCCTTATTATATTTTACCTGTATTAAATGGAATAGTTTCATTTTTACAACAAAAAGTAATGGGATCATCAGATAATCCTCAAATGAAAAATATGATGTATATTTTTCCACTTATGATGGTATTTATTTCTTATAAAATGCCAGCTGGATTACAAATTTACTGGTTAGCATCAAGTATTGCAGCAGTTGTTCAACAATACTTGATAATGAAAAAAGGAGACTAA
- a CDS encoding CoA-disulfide reductase — translation MKIIIIGGVAAGMSAAAKASRLDKNAEIVIYEKTEIVSWGACGLPYYVGNFYEDPNNMIARPVEKFIEAGMNIKIKHEVIGIDVEKKEITIKNLVSGEIFNDNYDKLMVATGAHAIMPPIKNLSAKGVYTLKDYTDGLILKEAIMKDEIQDVIVVGAGYIGIEVVEAAKHLGKRSVRLIQLADRVLLESFDKEITDVMEEEIRSHEGVELHLEEAVQEILEENGKVVGIKTNKGEYKADLVVIATGVRPNTAFLKDTGIAMLPNGALIIDEFGKTSIDSIYSAGDCASVYHMVRKENVYIPLATTANKIGRIVGENLAGKNTPFRGTLGSAAIKVLDLEAGRTGITENEAIKMGINYKTVFVKDKNQTNYYPGREDIFVKLIYNADTRVLLGAQIAGKKGAVLRVDSLATAIYAGLTVDEIGMMDFCYAPPFARTWDVMNVAGNVAK, via the coding sequence ATGAAAATAATTATTATTGGTGGTGTTGCTGCTGGTATGTCTGCTGCTGCTAAAGCTAGTAGATTAGATAAAAATGCTGAAATTGTTATTTATGAAAAAACTGAAATTGTTTCTTGGGGAGCTTGTGGACTTCCTTACTATGTTGGAAACTTCTATGAAGATCCTAACAATATGATTGCTAGACCTGTTGAAAAATTTATTGAAGCAGGAATGAATATTAAAATAAAACATGAAGTTATTGGTATTGATGTTGAGAAAAAGGAAATTACTATTAAAAATTTAGTTTCTGGAGAAATTTTTAATGATAATTATGATAAATTAATGGTGGCTACTGGAGCTCATGCTATCATGCCTCCTATTAAAAACCTTTCAGCTAAAGGTGTTTATACATTAAAAGATTATACTGATGGATTAATCTTAAAAGAAGCTATTATGAAAGATGAGATTCAAGATGTAATAGTTGTTGGAGCTGGATACATTGGAATTGAAGTTGTAGAAGCTGCTAAACATTTAGGAAAAAGAAGTGTAAGACTTATACAATTAGCTGATAGAGTATTACTTGAAAGTTTTGATAAAGAGATTACTGATGTTATGGAAGAAGAGATCAGATCTCATGAAGGAGTAGAATTACACTTAGAAGAAGCTGTTCAAGAAATCTTAGAAGAAAATGGAAAAGTTGTAGGAATAAAAACTAATAAAGGAGAGTATAAAGCTGATTTAGTAGTTATAGCTACAGGAGTTAGACCTAATACTGCTTTCTTAAAAGATACAGGAATTGCTATGTTACCTAATGGAGCTTTAATTATAGATGAGTTTGGAAAAACAAGTATAGATTCTATATACTCAGCTGGAGACTGTGCAAGTGTTTACCATATGGTAAGAAAGGAAAATGTATATATTCCTCTAGCTACTACAGCTAATAAAATAGGAAGAATAGTTGGAGAAAACTTAGCAGGAAAAAATACTCCATTTAGAGGAACTCTTGGTTCTGCTGCTATTAAAGTTTTAGACTTAGAAGCTGGAAGAACTGGAATTACTGAAAATGAAGCTATAAAAATGGGAATTAACTACAAAACTGTATTTGTAAAAGATAAAAACCAAACAAACTACTATCCAGGAAGAGAGGATATATTTGTAAAACTTATTTACAATGCTGATACAAGAGTTCTATTAGGAGCGCAAATAGCTGGTAAAAAAGGGGCTGTTTTAAGAGTTGACTCTTTAGCTACTGCTATATATGCTGGACTTACTGTAGATGAAATCGGAATGATGGATTTCTGTTATGCTCCACCATTCGCTAGAACTTGGGACGTTATGAACGTTGCTGGAAATGTTGCAAAATAA
- the rbr gene encoding rubrerythrin, whose translation MCKQPASVFEEVKEEKKSENKYAGTKTEKNLMEAFAGESQARNKYTYFAEIAKREGYEQLAEIFLSTARNEQEHARLWFDALGHIGNTAENLLAAAEGENYEWTDMYDRFAKDAEDEGFPELAEKFRKVAAIEKSHEERYRALLKNVEMQRVFDKGVQVMWECRVCGHLVVGPKAPEVCPVCNYSQSYFEIRKENY comes from the coding sequence ATTTGTAAGCAACCAGCTTCAGTTTTTGAAGAAGTAAAAGAGGAGAAAAAATCTGAAAATAAATATGCAGGAACTAAAACTGAGAAAAATTTAATGGAAGCTTTTGCTGGAGAGAGCCAAGCTAGAAATAAATATACATATTTTGCTGAAATCGCAAAAAGAGAAGGATATGAGCAATTAGCTGAAATATTCTTATCTACAGCTAGAAATGAGCAAGAGCATGCAAGATTATGGTTTGATGCTTTAGGACACATTGGAAATACTGCTGAAAATCTTTTAGCTGCAGCTGAAGGAGAAAACTATGAGTGGACAGATATGTATGATAGATTTGCTAAAGATGCTGAAGATGAAGGATTCCCTGAATTAGCAGAAAAATTCCGTAAAGTAGCAGCTATAGAAAAATCTCATGAAGAGCGTTATCGTGCTCTATTAAAGAATGTAGAGATGCAAAGAGTATTTGATAAAGGTGTTCAAGTAATGTGGGAATGCCGTGTATGTGGACACTTAGTAGTAGGACCTAAAGCTCCAGAAGTATGTCCAGTATGTAACTACTCTCAAAGCTACTTTGAAATTAGAAAAGAAAACTACTAA
- a CDS encoding ABC-F family ATP-binding cassette domain-containing protein, whose translation MSILDVKNVSHGFGSRVILEDASFRLLKGEHIGLVGANGEGKTTFLNIITGNLMPDEGTVTWCNHITTGYLDQYSTLEKGKTIRDILKSAFNHMFELEQEMMGLYEKMGDCTPEEMDALMEEVGEIQSILDSGDFYSLDSKIEEYAKGLGLMDIGLERDVSELSGGQRAKILLAKVLLENPMILILDEPTNFLDENHIEWLKNFLQNYENAFILVSHDIPFLNSVVNVIYHVENAVLTRYTGDYYQFREMYELKKRQIEQAYKKQQKEIEHLKDFIARNKARVATTNLAKDRQRKLDRMEIIEIAKEKPKPTFGFNSARTPSREVITVKDLVIGYNEPLTKPLNFTIERNQKIAIKGVNGLGKSTLLKTLLGKIKPISGEVEHGQFLEIGYFEQEEKAGNTTTALDEIWNEFPSMTNAEVRAALAKCGLTTNHITSQMQVLSGGENAKVRLCKLMLRNINLLVLDEPTNHLDIDAKEELKRALKEFKGTIVLVSHEPDFYMDITTEVWNVEDWTTKIV comes from the coding sequence ATGAGTATATTAGATGTAAAAAATGTCAGCCATGGATTTGGTTCTAGGGTAATATTAGAAGATGCTTCTTTTAGACTTTTAAAAGGGGAGCATATAGGACTTGTAGGAGCTAATGGAGAGGGAAAAACAACATTTTTAAATATAATTACTGGAAATCTTATGCCAGATGAGGGAACAGTTACTTGGTGTAATCATATTACCACTGGATATTTAGATCAATATAGTACCTTAGAAAAAGGAAAAACTATAAGAGATATTTTAAAATCAGCTTTTAATCATATGTTTGAATTAGAACAAGAGATGATGGGATTATATGAAAAGATGGGAGATTGTACTCCTGAAGAGATGGATGCTCTTATGGAAGAGGTAGGAGAGATTCAAAGTATTTTAGATAGTGGAGATTTCTACTCTTTAGATTCTAAAATAGAGGAGTATGCTAAAGGACTTGGACTTATGGATATAGGTCTTGAAAGAGATGTATCAGAACTTTCTGGAGGACAGAGAGCCAAGATATTACTAGCTAAAGTTTTATTAGAAAATCCAATGATATTGATATTAGATGAGCCTACAAACTTTCTAGATGAAAATCATATAGAGTGGTTAAAGAATTTCTTACAAAATTACGAGAATGCTTTTATATTAGTATCCCATGATATTCCATTCTTAAACTCTGTTGTAAATGTTATCTACCATGTGGAAAATGCTGTATTAACTCGTTATACTGGGGATTATTACCAATTTAGAGAGATGTATGAGTTAAAGAAAAGACAGATAGAACAAGCATATAAAAAGCAACAGAAAGAGATAGAACATCTAAAAGATTTTATAGCTCGTAATAAGGCTAGAGTTGCTACTACAAACCTTGCTAAAGATAGACAGAGAAAATTAGATAGAATGGAGATTATAGAGATAGCTAAGGAGAAACCAAAACCAACTTTTGGATTTAATTCTGCTAGAACTCCAAGTAGAGAGGTTATAACAGTAAAAGATTTAGTTATTGGATATAATGAACCTCTTACAAAACCTCTTAACTTTACTATTGAAAGAAATCAAAAAATAGCTATAAAAGGGGTAAATGGACTTGGAAAATCTACTCTATTAAAAACTTTGTTAGGAAAGATAAAACCTATATCTGGAGAGGTAGAGCATGGACAGTTTTTAGAGATTGGATATTTTGAGCAAGAAGAAAAAGCTGGAAATACTACTACAGCTTTAGATGAAATTTGGAATGAGTTTCCAAGTATGACTAATGCTGAAGTAAGAGCTGCTCTTGCTAAATGTGGTCTGACTACCAACCATATAACAAGCCAGATGCAAGTATTATCTGGAGGAGAGAATGCCAAGGTACGTCTATGCAAACTTATGTTAAGAAATATTAATTTACTTGTATTAGATGAACCAACTAACCATTTAGATATAGATGCTAAAGAGGAGTTAAAAAGAGCTTTAAAAGAGTTTAAAGGAACAATAGTATTAGTTAGCCATGAGCCAGATTTCTATATGGATATAACAACAGAAGTATGGAATGTTGAGGACTGGACAACTAAGATAGTATAG
- a CDS encoding R3H domain-containing nucleic acid-binding protein → MNNNVIEIKAMSQEQAITRALKIMEATPDQVVRVIEKQKSRSFLGLFNKEGIYEIEIDKNPKSAKVEVEKKEEKIEKEKTVEVSEKKKETHNFNNVEVKENKREKKDATEAIKKKAEELLENIGLILKVEVDRINERSYLVNLYGEDNGIIIGKKGKTLNSFEYLLNSLMKDYRIEVDVEGFKAKRTETLRELGKKMAEKALKTTKPVRLNPMPPRERKIIHEVVNKYPELDTYSEGRDPKRYIVIKRKK, encoded by the coding sequence ATGAATAATAATGTTATAGAGATTAAGGCTATGAGTCAGGAACAAGCTATAACTAGAGCTTTAAAAATTATGGAGGCTACTCCTGATCAAGTTGTAAGAGTTATTGAAAAACAAAAAAGTAGATCTTTTTTAGGATTGTTCAATAAAGAGGGAATCTATGAAATAGAGATAGATAAAAATCCTAAGTCTGCTAAAGTTGAAGTAGAAAAAAAAGAGGAAAAAATAGAAAAAGAAAAAACTGTCGAGGTTTCTGAAAAGAAAAAAGAAACACATAACTTTAATAATGTTGAAGTAAAAGAAAATAAAAGAGAGAAAAAAGATGCAACTGAAGCTATTAAGAAGAAAGCTGAAGAACTTCTTGAAAATATTGGACTTATTTTAAAAGTTGAAGTAGATAGAATCAATGAGAGAAGTTATTTAGTAAATCTTTATGGAGAAGATAATGGAATTATCATAGGTAAAAAAGGAAAAACTTTAAATAGCTTTGAATATCTTTTAAACTCTTTAATGAAAGATTATAGAATAGAAGTGGATGTAGAAGGATTTAAAGCTAAGAGAACAGAAACTTTAAGAGAATTAGGTAAAAAAATGGCTGAAAAAGCTTTAAAAACTACTAAGCCAGTAAGATTAAATCCTATGCCACCAAGAGAGAGAAAGATTATACATGAGGTTGTAAATAAGTATCCAGAACTAGATACTTATAGTGAAGGAAGAGATCCTAAAAGATATATTGTTATTAAGAGAAAAAAATAG